A stretch of DNA from Pseudomonas sp. HN11:
TGCCAGGCCTTGACCACACCAGCGCTGAGCTGACGGGACGCCGAGTTGTCGCCGAGGATGCTGGAATCGATATGCAACAGTTTCATGCGGGATCTCCAAGTGAGGATCGCAACGTGGCGATCAAGTGGGGTTGATCCTACAGGTGATTCGAATAAACGATTAGACGGCTGAAATGCGACTGTTTGTCCTGCTGGCAGGACAGCGCCTAATGAGACGACACATAGATCGATGCCGACGTCGGTGCAGGCAGCGCATAGGTACGCTTCATCCACTGGATCTCTTCCTGTGGCGTACGCCCGAAGAAACGCTTGAACTCTCGACTGAACTGCGACGCGCTTTCATAGCCGACCTTGGCACAGGCCGAAGCGGCGGTGATGTCGCTGCGCAGCATCAGCAGGCGCGCCTGGTGCAGGCGCGTGGACTTGAGGTACTGCATCGGCGAGGTGTCGGTGACAGTGCGAAAATGCGCGTGAAAACTGGGCACGCTCATCATCGCTTCATTGGCCAACGCCTCTACGTCAAGGGGCTGGTCATAGCATCCATGGATCTTGCGAATTGCCCGCGCCACCTTGCCGAACTGGCCCTGGCGATTCAACGCGGCGCGCATCGAACCTCCTTGTTCGCCCGTGATGATCCGGTAGTAGATCTCGCGCATCAGCGCCCGACCCAGTATGTGCGCATCCATCGGCACGCTCATGGCCTCCAGG
This window harbors:
- a CDS encoding AraC family transcriptional regulator; the encoded protein is MDRTDRIIELMGRLAPVEGYNLSALDDVRFLRSNRPLHRVPVLYDPGIVIVCQGRKRGYLGDEIYLYDAQHYLVVSVPVPFTMETDASDAEPMLAVYLRLDFTLAAELMVALDECAELVEAKPRGMYSSPMDDLLSESLLRFLEAMSVPMDAHILGRALMREIYYRIITGEQGGSMRAALNRQGQFGKVARAIRKIHGCYDQPLDVEALANEAMMSVPSFHAHFRTVTDTSPMQYLKSTRLHQARLLMLRSDITAASACAKVGYESASQFSREFKRFFGRTPQEEIQWMKRTYALPAPTSASIYVSSH